One Perognathus longimembris pacificus isolate PPM17 chromosome 2, ASM2315922v1, whole genome shotgun sequence DNA segment encodes these proteins:
- the Dusp5 gene encoding dual specificity protein phosphatase 5, translating to MKVTSLDGRQLRKMLRKEAAARCVVLDCRPYLAFAASSVRGSFNVNLNSVVLRRARGGAVSARYVLPDEAARARLLQEGGGGVAAVVVLDQGSRHWQKLREESAARVVLTSLLACLPAGPRVYFLKGGYETFYSEYPECCVDVKPISQEKIESERALIGQCGKPVLSLSYRPAYDQGGPVEILPFLYLGSAYHASKCEFLANLHITALLNVSRRTSEACTTHLHYKWIPVEDNHTADISSHFQEAIDFIDCVREKGGKVLVHCEAGVSRSPTICMAYLMKTKQFRLKEAFDYMKQRRSVISPNFGFMGQLLQYESEILPSTPNPQPPSCQGEAAGSSCRDHLQTLGPDVQGTYCTFPTSVLTPLPPHSAVTELHRSPAATSC from the exons atgaAGGTCACGTCGCTCGACGGACGCCAGCTGCGCAAGATGCTCCGCAAGGAGGCGGCGGCGCGCTGCGTGGTGCTCGACTGCCGGCCCTACCTGGCGTTCGCCGCCTCGAGCGTGCGCGGCTCCTTCAACGTCAACCTCAACTCGGTGGTGCTGCGGCGGGCCCGGGGCGGCGCGGTGTCGGCGCGCTACGTGCTGCCCGACGAGGCGGCGCGCGCGCGGCTGCTGcaggagggcggcggcggcgtggcGGCCGTGGTGGTGCTGGACCAGGGCAGCCGCCACTGGCAGAAGCTTCGCGAGGAGAGCGCCGCGCGCGTGGTGCTCACCTCGCTGCTGGCCTGCCTGCCGGCCGGCCCGCGAGTCTACTTCCTCAAAG GAGGATATGAGACCTTCTACTCAGAATACCCTGAGTGTTGCGTGGATGTGAAACCTATCTCACAAGAGAAAATCGAGAGTGAAAGAGCCCTCATCGGCCAGTGTGGAAAGCCAGTACTCAGCCTCAGCTACCGGCCAGCTTATGACCAG GGTGGCCCTGTTGAaatccttcccttcctctatcTTGGAAGTGCCTACCATGCATCCAAGTGCGAGTTCCTCGCCAACCTGCATATCACAGCCCTGCTGAATGTCTCCCGTCGGACCTCCGAGGCCTGCACAACCCACCTACACTACAAATGGATCCCTGTGGAGGACAACCACACGGCTGACATTAGCTCTCACTTTCAAGAAGCAATAGACTTCATTG ACTGTGTCAGGGAAAAAGGAGGCAAAGTCCTGGTCCACTGTGAGGCTGGCGTCTCGCGGTCCCCCACCATCTGCATGGCTTACCTCATGAAGACCAAGCAGTTCCGCCTGAAGGAAGCCTTTGACTACATGAAGCAGAGGAGGAGTGTGATCTCCCCCAACTTCGGCTTCATGGGCCAGCTCCTGCAGTACGAATCTGAAATCCTGCCTTCCACGCCCaacccccagcctccctcctgccAGGGGGAGGCCGCAGGCTCCTCGTGTAGAGACCACTTGCAGACACTGGGCCCTGACGTGCAGGGCACCTACTGCACATTCCCTACCTCAGTGCTGACGCCTCTGCCCCCCCACTCGGCAGTCACAGAGCTCCACAGGAGCCCAGCAGCCACGTCCTGCTGA
- the LOC125343780 gene encoding cytochrome b-c1 complex subunit 6, mitochondrial-like, producing MMLTGSGDPKKEEEEEEELVDPLTTVREQCEHLEKCAKARERLEACDARVSSRSQTEEDCTEELFDFLHARDHLWF from the coding sequence ATGATGCTGACTGGATCTGGGGATcccaaaaaggaagaagaggaagaggaggaattaGTGGACCCCCTAACAACAGTGAGAGAGCAATGTGAGCACCTGGAGAAATGTGCAAAGGCCCGGGAACGTTTAGAGGCTTGTGATGCACGTGTATCCTCTCGATCACAGACAGAAGAGGACTGCACGGAGGAGCTCTTTGACTTCTTGCATGCAAGGGACCACTTGTGGTTCTGA